A single genomic interval of Psychroserpens sp. NJDZ02 harbors:
- a CDS encoding transposase, with amino-acid sequence MYKNDKVIRRYSEPFKLKILTELSSGKHTKSELCKIYSIAPTTVNVWIKKYNRTDLMNTRIKVETKDEISRIKTLQKEIEQLKKLLLKKDLDAMVQDSYLEVAAEDLGYKSVNELKKKISIKP; translated from the coding sequence ATGTATAAAAATGACAAAGTAATTAGACGTTACAGCGAACCTTTTAAATTAAAAATATTAACAGAACTTAGTAGTGGCAAGCATACAAAGAGTGAGCTTTGTAAAATCTATTCTATAGCCCCTACTACAGTCAATGTATGGATCAAAAAATACAATCGTACAGACTTAATGAACACCAGAATAAAAGTGGAAACCAAAGACGAGATATCTAGAATTAAAACGCTTCAAAAAGAAATTGAACAGTTAAAAAAACTACTATTAAAAAAAGATCTAGATGCTATGGTACAAGACTCTTATCTAGAAGTAGCAGCTGAAGACTTAGGCTACAAATCTGTCAATGAGTTAAAAAAAAAAATAAGTATAAAGCCTTAA
- a CDS encoding IS110 family transposase codes for MKKYVDVIGIDVSKLTIDAHIYNRGVHRVFSNTSKGYKALLSWVEKHLGKDLCFFCFENTGHYSTNLSVYLSENNIDYVEESPLTIKRSSGIVRGKTDQLDSAMIARYAWLYKEELTLSSPKAQDIQELGRLLSFREQLVRDRTGKMSSLKEMQTLLSSPSTDDCCIIVKKMIHYLTKQITTLEQSIKKLIRSDELLEKNYQLLNTLKGVGLILSCQLLYHTNNFKRFDSWRQFSSYCGVAPFEHSSGTSIYRKNRIHKIGDRKMKTLLTLASVSAIQCDKELKQYYEKKVAEGKPKLVALNNVRNKILSRAFAVVKRGTPYVELQKFAA; via the coding sequence ATGAAAAAATATGTAGATGTTATCGGTATTGATGTATCTAAATTAACAATTGATGCACATATTTATAATAGAGGCGTTCACCGTGTGTTTTCCAATACTTCAAAAGGTTACAAAGCCCTATTATCTTGGGTCGAAAAGCACCTTGGTAAAGACCTCTGTTTTTTCTGTTTTGAGAATACAGGTCATTACTCTACAAATCTTAGTGTTTATTTATCAGAAAACAACATAGATTATGTAGAAGAAAGTCCTTTGACCATTAAACGATCTTCTGGAATTGTTAGAGGAAAAACAGATCAGCTTGATTCCGCAATGATTGCGAGATATGCATGGCTTTACAAAGAAGAGTTGACTCTAAGTAGTCCAAAAGCGCAAGATATTCAAGAGTTAGGACGTTTGTTATCCTTTAGAGAACAGTTAGTACGAGACCGTACAGGTAAGATGAGTAGTCTTAAAGAAATGCAGACCTTGCTTAGTAGTCCATCGACTGATGATTGTTGTATAATTGTCAAAAAGATGATTCATTATCTAACAAAACAAATTACAACACTTGAGCAAAGTATTAAAAAACTAATACGAAGTGATGAGTTATTGGAAAAGAATTATCAACTTTTAAATACCTTAAAAGGGGTTGGTCTAATATTATCATGTCAATTGTTATACCACACGAACAATTTTAAGCGATTTGATAGTTGGCGTCAGTTTTCAAGTTATTGTGGTGTAGCTCCTTTTGAGCACAGTTCAGGAACCAGTATTTACCGGAAAAACAGAATTCATAAGATAGGAGACCGGAAAATGAAAACACTCTTAACACTTGCCAGTGTTAGCGCAATACAGTGCGATAAAGAATTAAAACAGTATTACGAGAAAAAAGTTGCAGAAGGTAAACCAAAACTGGTAGCTTTAAATAATGTTAGAAATAAGATTTTGTCAAGAGCTTTCGCAGTGGTAAAAAGAGGAACACCTTATGTCGAATTACAAAAATTTGCAGCATAG
- a CDS encoding IS1182 family transposase, translating to MQGTKIYQEKLFNNFQLSRRVPQDNFYRRLSEILDLEFLRNQTKIYYGNCGQKSLDPVVFFKFCLVGYLENITSDRKLVLHCSLRLDILYFLGYDIDEELPWHSTLSRTHQLYPESVFENLFTHVFKMCVDMHMVSGHTQVIDAAPVKANASMDSLELKVPEEDLEAHLRALRHISNRDKAVPLRSAKVNKAPKLQQELSASRQELQAIKSRNKKWSKDQNHRPGAGNKGSRYTSNKTHYSPTDPDARISVKPGKARKLNYSSQLTVDAAHHVISDIKAYHADGKDSQHLPDIVLRVKRRLWQSGLTIDTCLADTGYSSGENYAFLEKQDITSYIPPHGTFKGGPDEFIYNEKEDHYTCPQGKIIPFKKVFYEKKNNTKKKAYRGSKKLCIDCPIRSACLSKTAQEKSFSVTYYRAEYLRNIARVDSKKGSYMKGKRQSTVEPVFGTLTQFLGMGKVNTLGIKQANKCMHLSATAYNLKKYLKYMKNLPESIAGLLAFIKSTKNHLISLRILCFKPLAF from the coding sequence ATGCAAGGCACAAAAATATATCAAGAGAAATTATTCAACAATTTCCAGTTGAGTCGTCGGGTTCCCCAAGACAATTTTTATAGACGATTATCAGAAATTTTAGACTTAGAATTTCTACGGAATCAAACAAAAATCTATTACGGAAACTGTGGACAAAAAAGTTTAGATCCCGTGGTGTTTTTCAAATTCTGTTTAGTTGGTTATTTAGAGAATATCACCAGCGATAGAAAATTGGTGTTACATTGTAGTCTTCGACTGGATATTCTGTATTTTCTTGGCTATGATATCGATGAAGAATTACCATGGCATTCTACGTTAAGTAGAACACATCAACTGTACCCAGAGTCAGTTTTTGAAAATCTATTTACTCATGTTTTCAAAATGTGCGTAGACATGCATATGGTAAGTGGTCATACCCAAGTTATCGACGCCGCACCTGTAAAAGCAAACGCTTCGATGGATAGTTTAGAGCTTAAAGTACCAGAGGAAGATTTAGAGGCTCATTTACGCGCCTTACGACATATAAGCAATAGAGATAAAGCAGTGCCACTTCGATCAGCCAAAGTTAATAAAGCCCCAAAATTGCAACAAGAATTATCAGCAAGCCGTCAGGAATTACAAGCGATAAAAAGCCGAAACAAAAAATGGTCAAAAGATCAAAACCATCGTCCTGGAGCAGGAAATAAAGGCTCACGTTATACGAGTAATAAAACGCATTATAGTCCAACCGATCCCGATGCTCGCATAAGTGTAAAACCAGGAAAAGCAAGAAAGCTAAACTATTCAAGTCAACTCACGGTAGATGCCGCACATCATGTAATAAGTGATATCAAGGCCTATCATGCCGATGGCAAAGACAGTCAGCATTTACCAGATATTGTATTGCGTGTAAAACGACGCTTATGGCAATCTGGTCTTACCATAGACACCTGTCTCGCGGATACTGGTTACAGTAGTGGCGAGAATTATGCTTTTTTAGAAAAGCAGGATATTACCAGTTACATTCCGCCACACGGCACCTTTAAAGGAGGGCCAGATGAATTTATTTATAATGAAAAAGAAGACCACTACACCTGCCCTCAAGGGAAAATTATTCCCTTTAAAAAGGTGTTTTACGAAAAGAAGAACAACACCAAAAAGAAGGCCTATAGAGGTTCAAAAAAACTTTGTATAGATTGCCCAATACGAAGCGCTTGTTTAAGCAAAACGGCACAAGAAAAGTCATTTTCCGTAACGTATTACCGCGCAGAATACCTACGGAATATAGCACGAGTTGACAGTAAAAAAGGAAGCTATATGAAAGGAAAACGACAAAGCACGGTAGAGCCTGTATTTGGTACATTAACCCAGTTTTTAGGCATGGGAAAAGTGAATACCCTTGGGATTAAACAAGCTAATAAATGTATGCATCTATCCGCAACAGCCTATAATCTTAAAAAGTATTTAAAATATATGAAAAACTTACCAGAAAGTATAGCAGGACTACTTGCTTTTATTAAAAGCACCAAAAACCACCTAATAAGCCTTCGAATACTATGTTTTAAGCCACTTGCATTTTAG
- a CDS encoding IS3 family transposase produces MAKEKSKGSASLTTIANCFHLKRDAYYKYKSRADNRLRREQQIIDIVRKRRKILPREGVRKLVKSLDVDFNKDNIIVGRDSLFNVLRKHQMLTLRKKTSARTTNSYHRFYKYNNIIKDMEVTRANQVWVSDITYIRTVKGFCYLALITDMHSRKIVGYDLSDSLELKGCVRALNKAIYQAKNIKQLIHHSDRGIQYCSNVYTQILKRKKIDISMTEENHCYENAMAERVNGILKDEFYLDQTFDNVSHAKRAAKNAINLYNEIRLHLSLDYKTPNMVYKLSA; encoded by the coding sequence ATAGCTAAAGAGAAATCTAAAGGATCTGCTTCTTTAACTACTATCGCTAATTGTTTTCATCTTAAACGTGATGCGTATTACAAATACAAATCTAGAGCTGATAACCGCTTAAGACGCGAACAACAAATTATAGATATCGTTAGAAAAAGACGCAAGATCCTTCCTAGAGAGGGCGTGAGAAAACTTGTAAAATCATTAGATGTAGATTTTAATAAAGATAATATTATAGTCGGTAGAGACTCCTTATTTAATGTCCTTAGAAAACACCAAATGCTAACACTTAGAAAGAAAACTAGTGCCAGAACAACCAATTCTTATCATCGTTTTTATAAGTATAATAACATTATAAAAGACATGGAAGTTACTAGAGCAAATCAGGTTTGGGTGAGTGACATAACCTATATTAGAACCGTAAAAGGGTTTTGTTACTTGGCTTTAATAACTGATATGCATTCAAGGAAAATAGTAGGTTACGATCTTAGTGATAGCTTAGAATTAAAAGGATGTGTGAGAGCGCTTAATAAGGCCATTTATCAAGCTAAAAACATTAAACAACTTATCCATCATTCGGATAGAGGAATACAGTACTGTAGCAATGTATACACACAAATACTCAAAAGAAAAAAGATAGATATTAGTATGACCGAAGAAAATCATTGTTACGAAAATGCAATGGCAGAACGTGTAAATGGAATTTTAAAAGATGAATTTTATTTAGACCAAACCTTTGATAACGTTAGTCACGCTAAGAGAGCTGCAAAAAATGCAATTAATTTATACAACGAAATAAGATTACATTTATCTTTAGACTATAAAACACCAAATATGGTATATAAATTATCAGCTTAA